A stretch of Candidatus Sphingomonas phytovorans DNA encodes these proteins:
- a CDS encoding HpcH/HpaI aldolase/citrate lyase family protein has translation MSAFREWIDSAPGARLGLWQALVSPYTTEICATLGFDWLLFDGEHAPNTAQTLLAQLQATAPYPVHAIARPPAGDAVNIKQYLDLGFGSLLIPMVESAEQARAIVAASRFPPRGIRGVASSTSRASRFGGQADYLATAHERVGIIVQIESGTALAAVDEIAAVDGVDGLFIGPADLAASLGHLGNPRAPEVQAAIDRAFAAIHAGGKPAGIFALDAEDARARAAQGFAFISVGTDIGLLAGGGRALLRTCRG, from the coding sequence ATGAGCGCGTTTCGTGAATGGATCGACTCGGCGCCCGGCGCCCGGCTCGGTCTGTGGCAAGCGCTCGTCTCGCCCTACACAACGGAGATCTGCGCGACCCTGGGCTTCGACTGGCTGCTGTTCGACGGCGAACACGCCCCCAATACCGCGCAGACGCTGCTTGCCCAGCTTCAGGCGACCGCCCCCTACCCCGTCCACGCCATCGCGCGGCCGCCAGCGGGCGATGCGGTCAACATCAAGCAATATCTCGACCTCGGTTTCGGCTCCTTGCTGATCCCGATGGTCGAAAGCGCCGAGCAGGCACGCGCGATCGTCGCCGCCTCGCGTTTCCCGCCACGGGGAATACGCGGCGTTGCCAGCTCGACCAGCCGCGCCTCGCGCTTCGGGGGGCAGGCCGACTATCTCGCCACGGCGCACGAGCGCGTCGGCATCATCGTCCAGATCGAAAGCGGCACGGCCCTGGCCGCGGTCGATGAAATCGCGGCGGTCGACGGCGTCGACGGCCTGTTCATCGGCCCGGCCGATCTCGCCGCATCGCTCGGCCATCTCGGCAACCCGCGGGCACCCGAGGTGCAGGCAGCGATCGATCGCGCCTTTGCCGCGATCCACGCCGGCGGCAAGCCTGCCGGCATCTTCGCGCTCGATGCGGAGGACGCCCGGGCCCGCGCCGCGCAGGGCTTCGCCTTCATTTCGGTGGGCACCGATATCGGCCTGCTCGCTGGCGGCGGACGGGCACTGTTGCGGACCTGCCGCGGCTGA
- a CDS encoding aldehyde dehydrogenase family protein — protein MTFQLTIGGRESPCVETFAVIDPATGREFAQCPLATVEHLDHAVAAARAAFPAWSALPIDQRATLLNSFAEALAAECDDLAALLSREQGKPVRSAVGEIQGSIYWIRTTAGFRPPVERIDQPDGGRIEIHRRPLGVVGSITPWNFPVMIAIWHVIPALLAGNTVVLKPSPNTPLATLRMVEIANRHLPAGVWNVVTGDVEIGSGIARHPDINKVVFTGSTPTGRAIMRDGAGNLKRLTLELGGNDAAIVLADADVDTIAPQIFAHAFGNSGQICAAIKRVYVHDSLHDALAERLATLAAAAKVGPGDDPDTQYGPVQNRRQFDYVRALAKDARIQGGRFLAGGEPLAGDGYFFPLSVVVDVTDGNRIVDEEQFGPVLPIIRYSDVEDVLARANAGENGLGGSVWSADVGRAAELAQRLECGTAWVNHHAKISPDIPFGGAKQSGIGVEFGLHGLDEYLQLQTVRLPAGA, from the coding sequence ATGACCTTTCAACTGACGATCGGTGGCCGGGAATCGCCGTGCGTCGAAACCTTCGCCGTGATCGATCCGGCGACCGGCCGCGAATTCGCGCAATGCCCGCTGGCAACCGTGGAGCATCTCGATCACGCGGTCGCCGCCGCGCGCGCTGCCTTTCCCGCCTGGTCCGCACTGCCGATCGATCAGCGCGCCACATTGCTCAACAGTTTCGCCGAGGCGCTGGCGGCTGAATGCGACGATCTCGCCGCACTCCTCTCGCGTGAGCAGGGCAAGCCGGTGCGGTCCGCGGTCGGCGAAATCCAGGGCTCGATCTACTGGATCCGCACCACCGCCGGTTTCCGTCCGCCTGTCGAGCGGATCGATCAGCCGGACGGTGGCCGCATCGAAATCCATCGCCGCCCGCTCGGCGTGGTCGGCTCGATTACGCCGTGGAACTTCCCGGTGATGATCGCGATCTGGCACGTCATCCCTGCGCTGCTGGCCGGGAATACGGTGGTGCTGAAGCCGTCGCCCAACACGCCGCTCGCCACGCTGCGCATGGTGGAGATCGCCAATCGCCATCTGCCGGCCGGCGTATGGAATGTAGTGACCGGCGATGTCGAGATCGGCTCCGGAATCGCCAGGCATCCGGACATCAACAAGGTGGTATTCACCGGCTCCACTCCCACCGGCCGCGCGATCATGCGCGATGGCGCGGGCAATCTGAAACGGCTGACGCTTGAGCTTGGCGGCAATGACGCCGCGATCGTCCTGGCCGACGCCGATGTCGATACGATCGCGCCACAGATCTTCGCCCATGCGTTTGGCAACAGCGGGCAGATCTGCGCCGCGATCAAGCGCGTCTATGTCCATGACAGCCTGCACGACGCGCTGGCCGAACGGCTGGCCACATTGGCGGCTGCGGCAAAGGTCGGCCCGGGCGACGATCCCGACACACAATATGGCCCGGTGCAGAACCGGCGTCAGTTCGATTACGTCCGTGCATTGGCAAAGGACGCGCGGATTCAAGGCGGACGCTTCCTCGCCGGTGGCGAACCGCTGGCGGGCGACGGATATTTCTTCCCGCTCTCGGTGGTGGTGGACGTAACCGACGGTAACCGCATCGTTGACGAGGAACAGTTCGGCCCGGTGCTGCCGATCATCCGTTATTCGGACGTGGAGGACGTGTTGGCGCGCGCCAATGCCGGCGAGAACGGCCTGGGCGGGTCGGTCTGGTCGGCCGATGTCGGTCGCGCGGCGGAACTCGCGCAGCGCCTGGAGTGCGGAACGGCATGGGTGAACCACCATGCCAAGATCTCGCCCGACATTCCCTTCGGCGGCGCCAAGCAATCCGGGATCGGTGTCGAATTCGGCCTGCACGGGCTGGACGAATATCTGCAATTGCAGACCGTCCGGCTCCCCGCCGGCGCATGA
- a CDS encoding glutathione S-transferase family protein yields MDLTLYFFPGACSRVTMTALEATGAPYRDRLVNVRTDEQKTPDYRRVNPKGKVPALAIDGRIMTENAAILVFLDRQFPQAGLLPRSTDPVTDIAPLTDLLWCSSTLHPAMRQIRAPDKYTTGDPADVMADGMRKFAAECTLIAEGVDGRWWYGDRWSIVDVYLFWLCNVAEKGGFPLSDYPAIVDHAARVRRLAPLQRALERERAGAERLALTGIQY; encoded by the coding sequence ATGGACCTGACGCTCTATTTCTTTCCGGGCGCCTGCTCGCGCGTCACGATGACCGCGCTTGAGGCAACCGGCGCCCCCTATCGCGACCGACTGGTGAATGTCCGAACGGACGAGCAGAAAACGCCCGACTATCGTCGAGTCAATCCCAAGGGCAAGGTACCGGCGCTGGCGATCGACGGCCGGATCATGACCGAAAACGCCGCGATCCTCGTCTTTCTCGATCGCCAGTTCCCACAGGCCGGATTGCTGCCGCGCAGCACCGATCCCGTCACTGATATCGCACCGTTGACCGATCTGCTCTGGTGTTCCTCCACGCTGCACCCGGCGATGCGCCAGATTCGTGCGCCGGACAAATATACCACCGGTGATCCGGCCGACGTGATGGCTGACGGGATGCGCAAGTTCGCCGCCGAATGCACGCTCATCGCCGAAGGCGTGGATGGCCGCTGGTGGTATGGAGATCGCTGGTCGATCGTCGACGTCTATCTGTTCTGGTTGTGCAACGTCGCGGAGAAGGGCGGCTTCCCGCTGTCGGACTATCCGGCGATCGTCGATCATGCCGCGCGCGTGCGCCGGCTTGCGCCACTCCAGCGGGCGCTGGAACGCGAGCGCGCCGGGGCGGAGCGGCTGGCACTTACCGGCATTCAATACTGA